A stretch of the Ochrobactrum sp. BTU1 genome encodes the following:
- a CDS encoding pyridoxal phosphate-dependent aminotransferase, which translates to MAFLADALSRVKPSATIAVSQKARELKAKGKDVIGLGAGEPDFDTPDNIKKAAIDAINRGETKYTPVAGIPELRQAIVAKFKRENGLDYKPEQVIVGTGGKQILFNAFMATLNPGDEVIVPAPYWVSYPEMVAINGGTPVFINTKIEDNFKLTAADLEKAITPKTKWLIFNSPSNPTGSAYSEAELKALTDVLVRHPQVWILTDDMYEHLVYGDFVFTTPAQVEPSLYDRTLTMNGVSKAYAMTGWRIGYAAGPLQLIKAMDMVQGQQTSGACSIAQWAAVEALNGTQDFIPENKKIFQARRDLVVSMLNQATGIHCPTPEGAFYVYPSCAGLIGKKTEAGKVIETDEDFVTELLEAEGVAVVHGSAFGLGPNFRISYATSDELLEEACSRIQRFCASLR; encoded by the coding sequence ATGGCATTTCTCGCCGACGCCCTTTCTCGTGTAAAGCCATCTGCAACCATCGCGGTCAGCCAGAAAGCACGTGAACTGAAAGCCAAGGGCAAGGACGTGATTGGTCTCGGAGCGGGCGAACCCGATTTCGACACACCAGACAATATCAAGAAGGCTGCCATCGACGCGATCAATCGCGGCGAAACCAAGTACACGCCAGTTGCTGGTATTCCTGAGCTGCGTCAGGCCATCGTTGCTAAGTTCAAGCGCGAAAATGGCCTCGACTATAAGCCGGAACAGGTCATCGTCGGAACCGGCGGCAAGCAAATCCTGTTCAATGCTTTCATGGCGACGCTGAACCCAGGCGATGAAGTGATCGTCCCAGCCCCTTACTGGGTAAGCTACCCGGAAATGGTTGCGATCAACGGTGGCACCCCAGTTTTCATCAACACGAAGATTGAAGACAACTTCAAGCTGACCGCTGCTGATCTCGAAAAAGCGATCACGCCTAAGACCAAGTGGCTGATCTTCAACTCGCCATCCAACCCAACCGGCTCGGCATACAGTGAAGCAGAACTGAAGGCGCTGACCGACGTTCTCGTCCGTCATCCGCAGGTCTGGATCCTCACCGACGACATGTATGAACATCTCGTCTATGGCGATTTCGTCTTCACGACGCCTGCACAGGTTGAACCTTCGCTCTATGATCGTACGCTCACCATGAACGGCGTATCGAAGGCCTATGCAATGACCGGCTGGCGTATTGGTTATGCCGCAGGCCCGCTACAGCTCATCAAGGCTATGGACATGGTGCAGGGTCAGCAGACCTCCGGCGCTTGCTCCATCGCTCAGTGGGCAGCTGTTGAAGCGCTCAACGGCACACAGGACTTCATTCCGGAAAACAAGAAGATCTTCCAGGCTCGCCGCGATCTGGTCGTATCGATGCTCAATCAGGCAACCGGCATTCATTGCCCAACGCCAGAAGGTGCATTCTACGTTTACCCATCCTGTGCAGGCCTGATCGGCAAGAAGACTGAAGCTGGCAAAGTCATCGAAACCGACGAAGACTTCGTAACTGAGCTGCTCGAAGCAGAAGGCGTTGCAGTCGTTCATGGTTCGGCTTTCGGCCTTGGACCAAACTTCCGCATTTCTTATGCGACATCCGACGAACTGCTTGAAGAAGCCTGCTCACGCATTCAGCGCTTCTGCGCAAGCCTGCGTTAA
- a CDS encoding metallophosphoesterase, whose protein sequence is MRIVQITDTHLSPTKSHFNSNWAPLVAWIEEQKPDLIIHTGDLTVDGADMEADLAFCRERIAELTAPVLSLPGNHDIGHLPGSHQPVNIQRLKRWRDHFGPDYWAKDLGDWRIIGLNSLIIGADSAEEEEQFQWLEAELNNSDGKPVAIFAHKPVFVDQPDEGDTGYWGIRPAPRQRLYDLFAANNVKLHASGHLHRAWAGEAYGTSYIWAPAAAFIVGAMERDLPGERILGAAIHDLGETVKSEIVRIEELTPYVIDDVVHEVYPHHTGDGEAEKLAEEATQ, encoded by the coding sequence TTGCGTATCGTCCAGATTACCGACACCCATCTCAGCCCGACCAAGTCGCACTTCAACAGCAATTGGGCACCCCTTGTTGCGTGGATTGAAGAACAAAAGCCGGATCTCATCATTCACACCGGCGACCTGACGGTTGACGGTGCAGATATGGAAGCGGATCTCGCTTTCTGCCGCGAACGTATCGCCGAACTTACCGCCCCTGTGCTGAGCCTTCCCGGTAATCACGACATCGGCCACCTGCCCGGCAGCCATCAACCTGTCAACATACAGCGCCTGAAGCGTTGGCGCGATCATTTCGGTCCAGATTACTGGGCTAAAGATCTCGGCGACTGGCGCATCATTGGGCTTAACAGCCTGATTATCGGTGCCGACTCCGCAGAGGAAGAAGAACAGTTCCAATGGCTTGAGGCAGAGCTGAATAACAGCGATGGCAAGCCTGTTGCTATTTTTGCGCATAAGCCGGTTTTCGTCGATCAGCCAGATGAAGGGGACACGGGCTACTGGGGTATTCGACCCGCTCCACGTCAGCGCCTCTACGATCTGTTTGCCGCCAATAATGTAAAGCTTCATGCAAGCGGCCATCTTCACCGCGCATGGGCTGGGGAAGCTTATGGTACAAGCTATATCTGGGCACCGGCAGCAGCATTCATAGTGGGTGCCATGGAACGTGACCTGCCCGGTGAGCGTATTCTGGGAGCAGCTATCCACGACCTCGGCGAAACAGTAAAAAGTGAAATCGTCCGTATTGAAGAGCTTACACCTTACGTCATTGATGATGTTGTGCATGAAGTCTATCCGCATCACACCGGCGATGGTGAGGCGGAAAAGCTTGCTGAGGAGGCTACTCAGTGA
- a CDS encoding ABC transporter ATP-binding protein, protein MSTLVLRDISKSYGNNQILDGISIDAAEGEFIALVGPSGCGKSTLLRILAGLDHADEGSIAIAGRDITGAHPADRNMAMVFQSYALYPHLTAAQNIAVPLAMRDMTTLERFPLVGVLVPGQRKKRATIQKQVKATATSLKIDHLLDRKPGQMSGGQRQRVALARALVRQPGAFLMDEPLSNLDANLRVHTRAEIVELHRRAGVPTIYVTHDQAEALSMADRVAVMMGGKLLQIDTPTAIYNDPKHIEVAQFIGTPRINILDALVSDNGIVHFAGRAILQGIAAHSGTQIRVGIRPEHFRIVPHDRTGITATVSRIEFLGSEVLIYVKAPGASQDLTVKLDPANAKHIAAGLAVGLHFDAENAYLFGGDGLRLRQPTGNAIQLAPREKAPAHV, encoded by the coding sequence GTGAGCACGCTTGTCCTTCGCGATATCAGCAAGTCTTACGGCAACAATCAGATCCTTGACGGTATTTCCATTGATGCCGCAGAAGGCGAGTTTATTGCACTCGTGGGTCCGTCAGGTTGTGGCAAGAGCACGTTGCTGCGCATTCTTGCAGGCCTTGATCACGCCGATGAAGGCAGCATTGCCATTGCCGGACGCGATATCACAGGCGCCCATCCTGCTGACCGCAACATGGCGATGGTCTTTCAATCCTATGCACTTTATCCGCATTTAACGGCCGCGCAGAACATCGCGGTTCCTCTTGCCATGCGCGATATGACCACTCTGGAACGCTTTCCACTGGTCGGCGTACTCGTTCCGGGGCAACGCAAGAAGCGAGCAACCATCCAAAAGCAGGTCAAAGCGACAGCGACCAGCCTTAAAATCGATCATCTGCTTGATCGCAAGCCGGGCCAAATGTCGGGTGGCCAGCGCCAGCGTGTTGCGCTTGCCCGTGCTCTTGTCCGTCAGCCCGGCGCGTTTCTAATGGATGAGCCGCTGTCCAACCTCGACGCCAATCTGCGTGTTCACACCCGGGCGGAAATCGTGGAGCTTCATCGCCGCGCCGGTGTGCCGACAATCTATGTAACGCACGATCAGGCTGAAGCGCTGAGCATGGCCGACCGTGTGGCCGTCATGATGGGCGGTAAGTTACTGCAGATTGATACGCCAACTGCGATCTATAATGATCCAAAACATATTGAAGTCGCTCAGTTTATCGGCACACCGCGCATCAATATCCTTGACGCTCTGGTGAGCGACAATGGCATCGTCCATTTTGCTGGCCGCGCGATACTGCAAGGCATCGCTGCACATTCAGGCACGCAAATCCGCGTCGGCATCAGGCCGGAACATTTCCGCATCGTTCCACACGACAGAACCGGTATCACTGCCACGGTTTCGCGGATTGAGTTCCTGGGCTCGGAAGTGTTGATCTATGTAAAAGCTCCCGGCGCGTCACAAGATCTGACGGTCAAGCTTGATCCCGCGAACGCAAAACATATTGCAGCGGGTCTAGCCGTTGGCCTGCATTTTGATGCAGAAAACGCTTATCTTTTTGGTGGCGACGGTCTGCGTCTGCGTCAACCCACAGGAAATGCAATACAACTTGCCCCGCGGGAAAAGGCGCCAGCTCATGTCTGA
- a CDS encoding sugar ABC transporter permease: MSDAALPHTGLTNARTAAEKARRREERLAWKLAAPAILLTALLILLPTAAVIFWSLTNFELGYDGFEFIGLDNYRELFTDRTFLISLKNTAVYTAIVAPASVFLGLGVALLIESEVRGKSFFRTVYFLPVASLLVAMATVWQYLLHPTLGPVNAMLGMIGITGPNWLGSSDTVLFSLALIGVWQSVGFNMVLFLAGLTAIPRELYSAAEVDGVKSSWERFRLVTWPLLGPTTLFVTTISIINAVKVFETVKTLTEGGPNKASEVLLWTIYQEGFVYLRVGYASAMTVIFLAVLIVLMMLQFRVLDRRTHY, from the coding sequence ATGTCTGACGCCGCTCTTCCTCACACGGGTTTAACCAACGCTCGCACGGCTGCAGAAAAGGCACGCCGGCGTGAAGAACGCCTTGCCTGGAAGCTTGCGGCACCGGCCATTCTTCTCACAGCACTTTTGATCCTGTTACCGACAGCAGCTGTGATCTTCTGGAGCCTCACCAATTTCGAGTTGGGCTATGATGGCTTTGAATTTATCGGCCTTGATAACTACCGCGAGTTATTCACCGACCGCACGTTTTTGATCTCACTCAAAAACACGGCAGTTTACACAGCCATCGTAGCTCCGGCTTCCGTTTTTCTGGGCCTTGGCGTGGCGCTTCTTATTGAAAGCGAAGTTCGCGGCAAATCATTTTTCCGCACGGTTTACTTCCTTCCTGTCGCTTCGCTTCTCGTCGCCATGGCAACCGTCTGGCAGTATCTACTGCATCCAACGCTTGGTCCGGTAAACGCAATGCTTGGGATGATCGGCATTACCGGTCCCAACTGGCTAGGCTCCAGCGATACCGTGCTCTTTAGCCTTGCACTCATTGGCGTCTGGCAGAGCGTCGGTTTCAACATGGTTCTGTTTCTTGCTGGCCTGACCGCGATACCACGCGAACTTTATTCGGCTGCGGAAGTTGATGGCGTGAAAAGCAGCTGGGAACGGTTTCGTCTGGTCACTTGGCCTCTGCTCGGCCCCACCACGCTGTTTGTAACGACAATCAGCATTATCAATGCAGTCAAAGTCTTTGAGACAGTCAAAACACTGACCGAAGGCGGTCCAAATAAAGCATCCGAAGTGCTGCTCTGGACCATTTATCAGGAAGGCTTTGTCTATCTGCGCGTGGGCTATGCCTCTGCGATGACCGTGATTTTCCTCGCTGTGCTGATCGTTCTGATGATGCTGCAGTTCCGCGTGCTGGACCGTCGTACCCATTATTGA
- a CDS encoding carbohydrate ABC transporter permease, whose protein sequence is MTFARSFRLGLLSLGALIFLAPYIFMLSTAAKSQQDIFSSSLSLIPQNWALWDNLTKALTRVPMGLLLFNGVVVCGLVLVVQVVIAIPCAYAMAKLQFRGQRTMMMLVMLGLLVPIHATALPFYVGFNQLGVLNSYFALSAPFFISVFGIFLFLQFFRALPDDLISAARLDGMSEAGIVMRVIVPNAWPAITAFSIFSVVAHWNDLFWPLIVVNGMERATPPLGLLYFRAAEAGDDYGALMAATLIITLPLLLAFLAAQRRFIEGITLTGLKG, encoded by the coding sequence ATGACTTTTGCCCGTTCCTTCCGTCTCGGCTTGCTTTCATTGGGTGCGCTTATTTTTCTGGCACCCTATATCTTCATGCTATCGACGGCCGCCAAATCGCAACAGGATATCTTTTCCTCTTCACTTTCGCTCATTCCGCAAAACTGGGCTCTTTGGGATAACCTCACCAAAGCTTTGACGCGCGTTCCGATGGGACTTCTGCTGTTTAACGGTGTCGTCGTCTGTGGACTGGTTCTCGTCGTACAGGTGGTGATTGCCATACCGTGCGCTTATGCAATGGCAAAGCTGCAGTTTCGCGGTCAGCGCACGATGATGATGCTAGTCATGCTTGGCCTTCTTGTTCCGATCCATGCAACGGCCCTCCCGTTCTATGTCGGCTTCAATCAGCTTGGCGTTCTCAATAGCTACTTCGCACTGAGCGCGCCGTTCTTCATTTCGGTCTTCGGCATTTTCCTGTTTCTACAGTTTTTCCGTGCTCTTCCGGATGACCTCATCAGCGCTGCTCGCCTTGATGGAATGTCCGAAGCAGGCATCGTCATGCGCGTCATTGTTCCAAATGCGTGGCCTGCCATCACCGCTTTCTCGATCTTTTCGGTGGTAGCGCACTGGAACGATCTGTTTTGGCCGCTCATCGTCGTCAATGGCATGGAACGGGCCACACCACCGCTCGGCCTCCTCTATTTCCGCGCAGCAGAAGCTGGCGACGACTATGGCGCACTGATGGCGGCAACGCTCATCATCACCCTGCCGCTTCTCCTCGCATTTCTCGCAGCCCAGCGCCGCTTCATCGAAGGCATTACTTTAACCGGCCTCAAAGGCTGA
- a CDS encoding ABC transporter substrate-binding protein: protein MKRLSSALAALAVATGLVSPAFAETTLNVHYPMPGFFKDVMADISKKFMEENPDIKINFVSPSVTYEEGIQTIMRQAGTSELPDITFTGLNRLRVLAERNIGVDMKPLVDKEADLEAQGFTDHLLSLARVGDRQVGLAFATSNPIMYYNADLVKAAGGNPDTPPTTWDEVIELGGKIKALGNGNEGIDFRWQGDDWMFSALLFGAGGTMLTEDEKKVAFNGPEGLEAFKLVDRLVKEGGMPVLTKAAGEQAFAAGKVGFAFQTTGALRNTIKNVGDKFDMRTAKIPLLNPEKGRLPTGGNAVVILTEDQAKLDAAWKFAKFAAGPYGASVVVPGTGYVPNNELAAKSDEYLGKFYEENPLFKAGLSQMSIMIPWYAFPGSNGVKVTQTIVDNLSRVVEQSATPEDALADASKEVQRLLPRK, encoded by the coding sequence ATGAAACGCCTTTCCAGCGCTCTTGCCGCTCTGGCTGTTGCGACCGGCCTCGTCTCTCCGGCTTTCGCAGAAACCACGCTTAACGTGCATTATCCGATGCCCGGCTTCTTTAAAGATGTCATGGCCGACATCTCGAAGAAGTTCATGGAAGAAAATCCAGATATCAAGATCAACTTCGTAAGCCCCTCAGTGACTTATGAAGAAGGCATCCAGACAATCATGCGTCAGGCTGGCACCTCGGAACTGCCAGACATCACCTTCACTGGCTTGAACCGTCTGCGCGTACTGGCTGAACGCAATATCGGCGTCGATATGAAGCCGCTCGTTGATAAGGAAGCAGACCTTGAAGCTCAGGGCTTCACCGATCACCTGCTAAGCCTTGCTCGCGTTGGTGATCGTCAGGTCGGCCTTGCTTTCGCAACGTCAAACCCGATCATGTATTACAATGCCGATCTGGTTAAGGCTGCGGGCGGCAACCCAGATACACCGCCAACCACTTGGGACGAGGTGATCGAGCTCGGCGGCAAAATCAAGGCACTCGGCAACGGCAATGAAGGCATCGACTTCCGCTGGCAGGGTGACGACTGGATGTTCTCAGCGCTGCTTTTCGGCGCGGGCGGCACCATGCTCACTGAAGACGAAAAGAAGGTTGCCTTTAATGGACCGGAAGGCCTTGAAGCCTTCAAACTCGTTGATCGCTTGGTGAAAGAAGGCGGCATGCCAGTTCTGACCAAGGCTGCGGGTGAACAGGCTTTTGCTGCTGGTAAGGTAGGCTTCGCATTCCAGACCACTGGCGCACTGCGCAACACGATCAAGAATGTTGGCGATAAGTTCGATATGCGCACCGCCAAGATTCCACTGCTTAACCCTGAAAAGGGTCGTTTGCCAACGGGTGGTAATGCAGTTGTCATCCTGACCGAAGACCAGGCAAAGCTTGATGCAGCCTGGAAATTTGCCAAATTTGCTGCAGGCCCATACGGCGCATCGGTCGTTGTACCAGGTACCGGCTATGTGCCGAACAATGAACTGGCTGCGAAGTCGGATGAATATCTCGGCAAATTCTATGAAGAAAATCCGCTCTTCAAAGCTGGTCTGAGCCAGATGTCGATCATGATCCCTTGGTATGCATTCCCAGGCTCGAACGGCGTCAAGGTAACACAGACCATTGTCGACAACCTCTCGCGTGTTGTTGAGCAGTCCGCAACGCCTGAAGATGCTCTTGCCGATGCATCGAAAGAAGTTCAGCGTCTGCTGCCACGCAAATAG
- a CDS encoding LysR family transcriptional regulator, translating into MVAPLDWDKLRIFHAAAEAGSFTHAAQTLHLSQSAISRQVSALEQDVGVPLFHRHARGLILTEQGETLYRTAHDVLMKLENVRSKLAESKEKPTGRLRVTTTVGLGSGWLIERIQEFVELYPDIQLQLILDNEELDLTMRHADCAIRLRQPQQPDLIQRRLFTVHMHVYASAGYVSKYGKLNSIDEIDQHRVVTFGEPAPSYLTGLNWLEIAGRSDGSSRIPVLQVNNLLSIRRAVQRGVGIAVLPDYMADKESGLVQLLPELEEIPSFDTFFCYPEALKNSAKLHAFRDFLFSKARNWTF; encoded by the coding sequence GTGGTCGCACCGCTCGACTGGGATAAACTGCGCATATTCCATGCTGCCGCGGAAGCGGGGTCCTTTACCCATGCCGCGCAGACATTGCATCTGTCGCAATCGGCTATTTCGCGTCAGGTCAGCGCGCTTGAGCAGGATGTCGGCGTTCCGCTGTTTCATCGCCATGCGCGCGGGCTTATTCTGACGGAACAAGGCGAAACGCTCTATCGCACGGCGCATGACGTGCTGATGAAGCTCGAAAATGTCCGCTCCAAACTTGCGGAAAGCAAGGAAAAGCCGACGGGTCGCCTGCGTGTGACCACGACGGTTGGTCTTGGCTCGGGCTGGCTGATCGAGCGCATTCAGGAGTTCGTCGAGCTTTACCCGGATATTCAGCTGCAGCTGATCCTCGATAATGAGGAACTGGACCTGACCATGCGTCATGCGGATTGCGCAATCCGCTTGCGCCAGCCCCAGCAGCCTGACCTCATCCAGCGCCGCCTGTTCACCGTGCATATGCATGTTTATGCCTCTGCGGGTTATGTCTCGAAATATGGGAAGCTGAATTCCATAGACGAGATCGACCAGCATCGGGTTGTGACATTCGGTGAGCCTGCTCCAAGCTATCTGACAGGATTGAACTGGCTCGAGATCGCTGGTCGGTCCGATGGCAGCTCACGCATTCCGGTTTTGCAGGTGAATAATCTGCTTTCCATTCGTCGTGCGGTCCAGCGTGGTGTCGGAATTGCGGTGTTGCCTGACTATATGGCGGACAAGGAATCCGGTCTCGTTCAGCTTTTGCCTGAGCTTGAGGAAATCCCATCCTTCGACACGTTCTTCTGTTATCCGGAAGCGCTGAAGAATTCTGCCAAGCTTCATGCTTTCCGTGATTTCCTGTTCTCGAAGGCAAGAAACTGGACCTTCTGA
- the trxB gene encoding thioredoxin-disulfide reductase — protein sequence MSQRHAPVIVIGSGPAGYTAAIYAARAMLKPIIITGLQQGGQLMITTDVENYPGYAEPVQGPWMMDQMATQAQNVGAEILYDIITEVDTKSRPFRLIGDSGTVYTCDALIIATGAQAKWLGLESEQTFMGGGVSACATCDGFFYRGKEVVVVGGGNTAVEEALYLSHIAKSVTVVHRREGFRAEKIMQDRLLNRDNVKVVWNSVIDEIVGTEAKPPMGATVTGVRLKNVVTGETAVHDVHGVFIAIGHAPAVSLFEGKLKQKPNGYLWTAPDSTATDVPGIFAAGDVTDDIYRQAVTAAGMGCMAALEAERWLAAQEPLHEAAE from the coding sequence ATGTCACAGCGTCACGCGCCCGTCATTGTCATCGGCTCAGGTCCGGCAGGATATACAGCAGCCATTTATGCAGCGCGCGCCATGCTCAAGCCGATCATCATTACCGGTTTGCAGCAGGGTGGTCAGCTGATGATCACCACCGATGTGGAAAACTATCCGGGCTATGCCGAACCTGTTCAGGGTCCATGGATGATGGATCAGATGGCAACGCAGGCTCAGAATGTCGGCGCTGAAATTCTTTATGACATCATCACAGAGGTCGATACGAAATCGCGGCCATTCCGCCTGATTGGCGATTCCGGCACGGTTTACACCTGTGATGCGCTGATCATTGCGACCGGTGCGCAGGCAAAATGGCTGGGGCTTGAGAGCGAACAGACCTTCATGGGTGGCGGCGTTTCAGCTTGTGCGACCTGTGACGGTTTCTTCTATCGCGGCAAGGAAGTTGTGGTTGTCGGTGGCGGTAATACCGCTGTCGAGGAAGCACTTTACCTTTCGCATATTGCGAAGAGCGTAACCGTTGTTCATCGCCGCGAAGGCTTCCGTGCAGAAAAGATCATGCAGGATCGCCTGCTGAACCGCGACAATGTTAAGGTCGTCTGGAACAGCGTCATCGACGAAATCGTCGGCACCGAGGCCAAGCCGCCGATGGGCGCGACAGTGACCGGCGTGCGCCTCAAGAATGTTGTCACGGGCGAAACGGCTGTTCACGACGTACATGGCGTTTTCATCGCCATTGGCCACGCACCTGCTGTTTCTTTGTTCGAGGGCAAACTCAAGCAGAAGCCAAACGGCTATCTTTGGACTGCGCCTGATTCAACGGCCACTGACGTTCCAGGCATTTTTGCCGCCGGTGACGTTACGGACGATATTTACCGGCAGGCTGTAACGGCAGCAGGTATGGGTTGCATGGCTGCTCTGGAAGCAGAGCGCTGGTTGGCTGCACAGGAACCGCTGCACGAAGCTGCGGAGTAA
- a CDS encoding TrkH family potassium uptake protein: MAVAMLLPAAIDLRDGSDDWLIFVRSAAATGALSALILFATQNQNTRFTPRLGFLLTACLWLTASFLGSIPLYFSHLPISYATAFFEAMSGVTSTGATALTGLDDMQRGILLWRSLLCWIGGVGFIGLALLMLPSLRAGGLALFHMENSDKSEKILPRMNQIALGIILAYLTLTAACMIAYFAVGMSIFDAINHGLATVATAGFSTHDNSFGFYQGNRMLLVVSTVFMVLSALPFVLYIKAFMPRRTELLKDPQVKLFFTIVIGFSFVLAVVLRLGSNVPFGDALISASFHFVSVITTTGFTTEDYSLWGPPAIGIFFLASFLGGCAGSTSGGIKMNRLIILWSLTQANLARLVMPHAVIKIRYGSSEVSGEIAQNVLLYLFLYIASLIIGAVLLASLGLDFVSAFTGALTALSNVGPGFGDTIGPVGNFSTIHDPALWVLSFLMLVGRLELITIFILFTRTFWMR; this comes from the coding sequence ATGGCTGTTGCAATGCTGCTGCCTGCAGCCATCGATCTGCGCGACGGCAGCGATGACTGGCTGATTTTCGTGCGCTCTGCGGCAGCAACCGGCGCGCTATCCGCGCTGATCCTGTTTGCCACACAAAACCAAAACACACGCTTCACACCACGTCTTGGTTTTCTGTTGACTGCCTGCCTTTGGCTCACCGCAAGTTTTCTTGGCTCTATCCCGCTTTATTTTTCACATCTGCCGATCAGCTACGCGACGGCATTCTTTGAGGCCATGTCGGGTGTGACGTCTACAGGAGCTACAGCACTCACAGGCCTTGATGACATGCAGCGCGGTATTCTGCTGTGGCGCTCTCTGCTTTGCTGGATCGGGGGCGTTGGCTTCATCGGCTTGGCCCTCTTAATGCTGCCGTCGTTGCGAGCTGGTGGTCTGGCGCTGTTCCATATGGAAAACTCGGACAAGTCGGAAAAAATTCTGCCGCGCATGAACCAGATCGCGCTTGGCATTATTTTGGCTTATCTCACCCTGACAGCCGCCTGCATGATCGCTTATTTCGCTGTCGGGATGAGCATCTTCGATGCAATCAATCATGGTTTGGCGACGGTTGCGACGGCCGGTTTTTCGACCCATGATAATTCGTTCGGCTTTTATCAAGGCAACCGAATGTTGCTGGTTGTTTCGACAGTTTTCATGGTGCTGTCGGCCCTGCCGTTCGTTTTATACATCAAGGCATTTATGCCACGCCGTACAGAACTGCTGAAAGATCCCCAGGTGAAACTCTTCTTCACCATCGTAATCGGTTTCAGCTTCGTTCTCGCTGTCGTGCTGCGCCTTGGTTCTAACGTTCCATTTGGCGATGCTCTGATTTCAGCTTCGTTCCACTTTGTCTCGGTCATCACAACCACTGGCTTTACAACCGAAGATTACTCACTGTGGGGACCACCCGCGATAGGCATCTTTTTCCTCGCGTCTTTTCTGGGCGGCTGCGCAGGCTCGACGTCCGGCGGCATCAAGATGAACCGTCTCATCATCCTGTGGAGCTTGACACAAGCCAATCTGGCACGCCTCGTCATGCCCCACGCTGTCATCAAAATCCGGTACGGTTCATCAGAAGTGTCTGGCGAGATCGCCCAGAACGTATTGCTCTATCTGTTTCTCTATATCGCATCGCTCATTATCGGCGCGGTTTTGCTCGCTTCACTTGGCCTCGACTTCGTATCGGCCTTCACTGGCGCACTGACCGCATTATCCAATGTTGGCCCCGGATTCGGCGATACAATTGGTCCTGTGGGCAATTTTTCGACGATCCATGACCCCGCACTTTGGGTGCTCTCGTTCCTCATGTTGGTCGGCCGCCTCGAGCTCATAACCATATTTATCCTGTTCACACGTACTTTCTGGATGCGCTAA